The DNA segment CCGATGCACAAACCTTTTACTCATCTCATCTCAAATTCCTTCTGTCAAAGTTTGAAAAATCACATACTATCCAGCATCTTCCCTTCATGTCTGTCCAAGTGTCCAGACCAGTGACCATAAACATATTTGTCATATGAAACCGGCATTGAAGCTCCCCCTTTACGGAAATTCAAACATGAGCAAAACATGCTGCTTTGTGTTGACGTTTTCCCTCAGTAGATCCGTCAGCAGGCAAGGAGGTCGGGGGTGCTTGTTGTGAGGAGGATGAGGGTGCTGTGTAGGTTCTGTGTGTTCCATAGAGCTGTTGTTACATATAGCTGAAGGATCTGTACACCGGAACCTCCAAGCCACATGAGCGTCAAGCGTGACGTCCTGCACTGGGCACTCGCCGCCACCCTCTACCGCGCGGCTTCAGACATCAATCAGTGACACATCAATATGGGACAAATCTATCATATGCCTGTATGGTTCCAAAAGAAAGATGCATCGATGAGTAAGCGTTCTAATTTGGTGTTAGGTGTAAGCGCTTTTCATAATGATACATTTTGGGAGGTGGGGGCGATGACTACATTTTCAGAGTAGTGACAGAGGATTGTGGGTTttaaaaagagagagtgaaacaaaGTGGTTTATTTACCTGTTGAAGCTGACTTGGAAACTCAAGGCATGCTGGGGATTGTGAAATTTGGCAATGGCTTTCCTCTGCTGGGGCAGCATTTTGAACATCTGCGGCAGCATAAGCAGAACAAGGGGAGAGCAGGCGTTTTTAGAACAGAGCAGTTGCTGCTACCCCCGTTGTAAGCTTCTCTCATCCACAAGAgggagcaggggtggatggggGAGGCAGGTGTGGTTATATTACATTCTGTAGCTAGAGGGTGCTAGCAGACCACAATCGGATCCACATTAGTTAAGAGTCCACCAATATGAGAGGGAGCATAGAAGACGTTCTACCGGTGGAGCAGAGAAGCATGGAGGGAGAGTAGGGTaagcttcccaaatggcacccgagaGTGCTCtacttcaaaaatatatatatcatttttAATTTAAAAGTAGAGCACtccagggtgccatttcagacgcaaACACAGATGGAAACAAGAAAAGAAGGCCTACCTGGATGGGTCCGATTGAGTTGAGCAAGTTCCGGAGCTGCGCGTCGGTGGTGGATGTGGAGAGGCCGTCTATGGACACAGTGCAGGCCTGGCTGTCCTCTGccactctctggctctgtctggtAGGAATCAGGCGCCCCCGGCCCAGCTGACCCGTCCCTCCCGCGGCCCCGCTGGCTCTGCCACACCCCGGGACAACCACCTGCACCAGGCAGGGAGGAAAGAAaaagggaggggggaaagagagaggaaacggCTTGAACCTCTTATGCAGGTATGTTGTTTTAATTCCACATTCAGCCGAGTGGCAACGAGATGCGTgatatctacagtgcattcagtaagtattcagaccactggACCTTTTCCACAATTACattagacttattctaaaatggattacattgaggaataaaaacaatctacacacacaatgacaaagcaaaaacagtttagaaatcttagcaaatttataaagaataaaaattaaatatcacatttacataagtattcagaccctttactcagcgattacagcctcaagccttcttgggtatgatgctacaagcttggcacacctgtattcttctctgcatattctctcaagcgctgtcaggtagGACAGGAGTGTCTttgcacagctatttccatgtttttccagagatgtttgattgggttcaagtcaggGTCCTGTCAGAGTGAcgatcgggttcttggtcacctccctgaccaaggcccttctccccgattgctcagttagtCCAGGCgggcagctctaggaagagtcttggtggttccaaacttcgtccatttaagaatgatggaggccactgtggtcttggagacattcaatgctgcagaaatgatttggtgcccttccccagatctgtgccttgacacaatcctgtctcagaggtctacggacaattccttcgacctcatggcttgtttttttctctaacatgcactgtcaactatgggaccttatacagacaatcatatccaatcaattgaatttaccacaggtggactccaatcaagttgtagaaacatcaagaatgatcaatggaaacaagatgcacctgagctcaacttcaagtctcatagcaaagggtctgaatattcctgtttttcttttttataaaggagcaaaaatgtctaaaaacatgattTCGctatgtcattacggggtattgtgtgtagattaatgaggaaaaaaacaattgaatcaatttcaggataaggctgaaacgtaacaaaatgtggaaaaagtgaacaCACTGTACATTTACGCCCTTTAGcagtcttatccagagagacttacatctACCAGGGTCTACTGTTTTTCAGCATGAGAGTGAAAATTCAAAAACCTGCTGTTTTTTCTCCTCCATTTTCTCATAAACGATCTCCAGGCTGGTGCCTTTGCTTGATTGACTTATTATATTTCTACATAGTGTCAACGTCAAAACATGAATGCTGCCTGCTCGCATCTGTTGTATCATCATacgagagcgagggagggagtggCGTGTTTGTTCGCCAGCCACCACGGCGGAAAGGGGGAGCGACCCCAGAGTACAAAGAAGGAGCGAGCCAGCCAACCAGGCGTCATGGTGGCTGCCTTTCCCTGTCATGGTGGCTGCCTTTCCCGAGCCAAGAGCGTCCGTCCCGTCCGCCGAGACGGCGGGCTGGTGACAAGCGTGCAGAGAGGCCAGGGGACCCCGTGTAGCAGTCGTGTCACGCCGACTCTCAGCTTGTCAACATCACTACACCTGGCATACTGTCCTGTCTTAAGTTATTACCAGACCTGCTCCAAATGGTACAGCTACTAACAAACGGCAGGGGAACGCCAGAGGCATGAAAAACATAGCGAATAGCAATGTATTAAGAGATGATTTTCTTACATCTATATTTAAAAGATGAAAATTCTAGGTAGCGCTCCTGTCAAAACTACACCTGCCCTTAATATGACAGTACTGGCTGGTGGACCAAAAACACAGTTTCAGGCCCTGGTAAGTAACCCATGTTAGCTCGGCCCTGATTAGAGTCCACCGGtcccgtcccaaatggcacctcaaatggctatgtagggaataaggtgtcatttgggacacaaacacaGTTTTTGTGTGTGTAGTGCTCGTAATGGTGATAGGTGTGAGTAGATATAACAACCTACCCTGTTGCTCATGCCCCCTCTGCCCCCCTGTGTGACCAGGCCCTGTATGGGCAGTCCTCCGGGGGGGCTGGCCAGGGTTACCTTCCTCACTGGGCCCTGGCGGAGCTGGGGGCTGGCCTGGTGGCCTGCTGCTGGATTGGGGCGCTGGCACCACTCACATCTCCTCCCTAGAGTTCACACAGTACAGGGAAAGTAAATAGACTGCAGGGCTGTGGAGTCctatggggtggggggggggcactttgttggaatagggtgccaacgtagtgcactattgCAGGccatagagtgccatttgggggGCAAACCCTGACCAACAGACTTTCTACTCATTTCTCGGTTTTAACTGTTACACAGTGTGGTCTGGATGGAGTCCTTCGATTGGATCCAAGGGCCTGGCGACGCAGAGAACACAAGACCGATCACGGACATCCAGACATCAAATCAAACATCAAAACGGTTGAAAAAGGTCCTGTTGAAATGCGCCCTTCAGCAATATCTGAAGCCAATCTAGCTTTCCTGTTCTCACACCACAATACCCATGAAGACATTAGCTTTGAGGCGGAGCACTGTGGGCCTCATGCTGAGAATGGATGCAACATGGTTACGCTCTCGTTATTAAATAGTTACAGATAGCTAGGGCTGTACTggctacacacatgcacacccacacGCGGAAAGAGATGAaggctgtctcttctctcctcctcctcttcttaatGTGACAGATCAatacgagggagagagagaaagaccgcaGTGCTATCTGACTTTGACCGGTCTCCTGCCGTCATCCCACAGTAAATGGATTAATCCTCCTATAGAAATCTACAGCTGCTGATTGCACCAATCAGATGCTAAGCTGCATTACACCCGAGTGACACCGGCTTCGCATGTTCCCCGTCCCTTTAACCCACCCAgtctcctccccacccccctGGCTTTTGTAGCGCATGTTGCATTGTAGGGCCCTATTCTGCCTGATtaaaccccccaccccccccttaTCTGCACTGCCTAAGCTATACAAATCCAATTCCCTCAAAAGTGACGACTCTTTCTTACACAGGTATTATGGCGCAGAGCCGCCCTGCTAAGGGAAAGATTAATTGACGCGAGTCGTGGGTTGACGTTTCTATGGCTCACACACCTGAGAGGCGGCtgctggatagagagaggggagggagggagcgagataACATTGTCAGGCTGCCGATGACAGCAGAACAATGTGTGGCGGAGGAGAGAGCATCTGGAGAATCTGCTTTTTCAGCACAGCTATgggcttcctctctctccctcagagatgCGGCAGTTCAGATAGCTAGGAACGGGTTTCTATTAACGTGGCTGACACTCCGTTATCTTCATTTAGGgcggcagagagaaagagagagatagagagcctGCGATGCAGCCTTTACATCCTTATCCTCTGGGATGTGAGCAAAGCAGCTTACTCCAAAATACATCACATCTCACAACTGCCTCATCAACGACAGATACGAATGTTTATACACAAAGCCTTTTCCAATTTACAACCGTGATTAATTCATAATTAAGGCGGCAGTAGTGATTTGAACCAACGAGAATAAGATGATCCAACGCTGACAAAGGAGGGATTTCTGAATCTGGACCGAGTTGGCTCATAACCGTCTTGCCTGTTTTGCACTTAAAGTTCCCCCGTCTAGATCTTTTAAAAACAATATGGGTATGCCTTCAAAAAGGACAGACACCAACCTTTAAGAGCAGTGGTGTCTCAAACACCAATTACATTTAATAGATGTCAGAGAAATGCCAGACAGTTCACATTAATGACTGGTTCCTATTTGCATTTTAAAGCTAAGATGGGTGTGGAAGCGCCTCATCTTCAATACCACCACAAAAAACAAAGGAAATGGGACACTTTATGCATACATCTTGCCAAAATGAGAGCCATATGGCATTCTGAATAGGTTACAAAACATGTGGTCCTAGTGAGTGGGTGACCTTTAAAAGTATCTGGAAATTCTTACGTTGAATTCACATTCAAGGAAACAATAGAGGGTACCGAACGAACCGCAGGACAAAGGCAAAACGAAACAAAGATGCTGTTTATTTAGGATTGCAAAATTCCGGTACATTATCTCCAAATTCCCAGGATTTCCTGTTTATTCCCTCCGGATTCCGGAATTCTGCAACCCTATGTTTGTCAGTCCAAAAGTAAATCGCCAAACCAGGAACTCACCCCTCCTAGAAGCTTGACCACTCTTACTTTCTGTGGAACTTGTGGCCCCGCTCCGTCTCCACTGTTGGCTCGCTGCATCACAGTTCTCTTCACCCCTGATTTAGGCCCCAGAGACTGGGCCTGGCCGGAACCCAGACCCGCCATCGGGACTCCCTGAATGGGCATGTTCCCCATGGGAGGGGCCCCACCTGGTCTGATAGGGTTCAGCTGGGTAACGTTCCTCCTCTGCTGCCCGTGTTGCTGTTGCCACTGGGCCTGCTGGTGAGGGTTGGGACCAGGGCACCCGGGGTCAGTGTTGCTCCCCTGCTGGCCGCCCTGCCAGCCTGGAGCCGGTGCTTGCTCACCCTTGGTCAGGTGGGTCTTGACGTTCTGGCGGAGTGCGGGGGGCGTCTGTGGGGTGCCGCTGGGAGGGAAAGCAGAAGTGCCTTGCTGGGGCTGTTGCGGTTTAGGAGGAAACGGACGTtgcagctgttgttgttgttgtgggtcACCCTGGCCGTTGATGCGTTCCAGTAGCTCCTTCTTGCGGACGCTGGCCTGCATCtgcctcctcatctccttcctcttcaGGATCTCTTCCCGGAGACGCTTCTGCTCCTCGATCTTCAGACGGTACTGCCGCGTCTCCTCGTCCTCGTCCGGATCCTACAACAAATCCAACAATATGAGAAACATCAAAGACACAAACTCACAATGTGCTAGTAACACGGGCTTCATTCcccaatggaaccctattctctatatagtgcactacttttgaccagagtccaatGGGCCCTCAGACTAGTGATGGGGAAAGAAATCGATAGTTTCATATCAGGATATTATTTTTGCAGATATAGTGTATCTTTCTGACAAGTTTGCATTATTATTTCTGCACTAGcttgctgtacctgcaccaaaactccagtgTTTTTCCTTCATAGCTTTCTCTTTTAAAAGAGCCCATTTTgctttcagcacttttatttccacgATTGATCAAAACTGGTTCTCTCATGGCTCTCTCGTCCCTCTGCAGCACCCTTTTGCACTCAGAACAGTCTCAaatcattggggcatggactctacatggtgtcaaaagcattctataaggatgctggcccatgttgactccagtgcttcccacagttgtgtcaagttggctggatgtcctttgtgtggtggtctattcttgacacacacaggaaactgttgagcgaggaaaaacccagcagcgtttcagttcttgacacactcaaacctgtACGCCTGGCACCTaacaccataccccgttcaaaaggcacttagatctttgtcttgcccattcaccctctgaatggcacacaatcccATGTCTCAAGGATTTAAAAGATGCATCTGTAACCGATCACCtccccttcatcaacactgactgaagtggatttaacaggtgacatcaataagggatcataactttcatctgatcattctgtcatggaaagagtaggtgttcctaatgttttgtacactcagtgaataCATAGAATCGTGATAATAGCAATACATAATCGTATTGTGAGgcccctggcaattcccagccctacctCACACTATtcccattatagtgcactacttctcacCAGCGCtcgttaaaagcagtgcactatagggaatagggtgccatttcagacgcacAACAGAGTTACAGTGTTTACCATTGGAACCGTCTAAATTGGTGTGACATTCACAGTAGCAATGAAAAGCGATACCCCAGAGAAATACACTACGATGGTATTGATTCCTTTTCTAATGGACTCCTCTGAACGAGTCTCATCTCATTTCTAACCTTCTGATTGGGCCATTAAATAAATAGAACGACCCCACTTAGGATCACGGCGGGCTTCGCTCGGCTTATCTCAGGTTACTGAATTTTACAGGCACACTGTCTGTCAAAATAATAAAGCATTCTCAAATTAGCTCCATGCCTTGAATATGTGATAACAGAGAATGATTCAAATAAAACCTAAAGGCCATTTTCTAAATTCTTTCTATATTGCAAATGAGTCGCACATGGAAATAACAGCCGTTTCAAGTGGTTTTCCCGTTTTGGCCACAACACTGTTTCATTTAGACACTCCTTTTAggtgcatctgaaatggcatcttatttcctacatagtacactacttttgcccagagcTTTAttacattatatagggaatagggtgccatttacaTGTGGTGCAGAACTGACCTGTACTGCTGTGTTTGGCCGAGTGCTTGTGGAATCCCTGCGAACCACCGTTCTTCCAAGTGGCCCAGGTAGCTGTGCTGCAGCCTTGTTGGCAGCAGCAGGCTGGGCTTTTCCTCTGCCACCGCCGGGTACCGGCCGAGGGTTCAGGCCCGGTCGCGCCCCTCCTTGCATTGCCCTGGCAACGGGCCTGACGTTGGAGGCGTTTGGCGCAGAGGCCGGGCGGACGTTGTTCGCGTTTTGGTTGCCAGGTGCCACGGGGAGCTCGCGGAGGTTGCTGTTGCGCTGGGGAATGAGTTTGGGGGCAGGGGGGCTCTGTGGAAAGGGGAGGGATGATTTGTATTGACATTTGCTTGATATGCGTAGCCTATATaaccaatgtgattttctttttgTGCCCGTTTGGGTTTTTGATTGAAAGTAAAGCATGTCAATTCATTCAAAAAATGTTTGGAACTTGCCATAAACCCAAACAGTCCTATGACCGATTGTGAGCACAATCATTTCACAATTCTGAAACAAAAAGGGAAAAACTAAAACGAGGCTCCTCACCATCCTCGGCCTGATGGGGGCGTTACGCTGCTGGAAGTTCTGGGGGCGGGGCCCGCTAGGGTGCATCTGTCTGGGGCTGCCGTGCTGCTGCTGGTGGAAGGGGGGCTGGCCCTGCCCGCCGCGGTGCATCATGGGGCCTTGCCGCTGCTCGTTGTGATGGGGGTGAGAGTGGTGCTGGAGAGGCGGCTGAGACAGGTCCTGTCTGTGGTGCTGCTGATGTTGTTGCTGATGGGATAGAGGCAAGTCATGATGCTGGAGCTGCGAGTGGAGAAGGCCGTGCTGCATCAAGCCCTAGTtttaatttaaaaacaaaaaaaagacaaaGCGGGCAGAATGAGTGAGTTTAAATTTGACATGGTCTTAAGACGTACAGTTTTGACAAATAATTTGAACATGGGAAAAAGCCACAGTTCTGAATTGTCGTATGCACACGATTCAAGCTTCAAGGAGAAACTGTTACATGCATTTGATTAACCTCCAATCGGTGTCCTCATATAGCCGCAGTAGAACTACGAGTCGTACACTAGAGGGCACTCTTGTCTGTGGCTCACCATACATACCACATGGGAGGGAGGTCTCAGAAATACGAACAGTTTTTATGACTGCTTCACTAACAGGGAATATTCAACGAGCTTGACTTATTTATGAGATCATTACTCGGGTTTCCAACATTTTAATAATCCAGAGAAAACTGGGTGAAATACACGATTGGTTTATAAAATAAGAAAAGGCCCATATTTCACATTTGACATGCATCTCAACAGGTACGGAATAATTACGGATAGTGAAGAAGCTTGGAAAAAGCCAGAGTTTACAATACAAACTGAACAGATTCCCTTCCATGCAGAGTAAATACTAAACAAACGAATTAACAAATAGATAACATTCCCATTTGTGGACCAACGCTTAAATCATTCCGCACGCCTCTTGCACAGGCAGAGTGCAGGCCACCACCACACATGTTAATTGGTAGTAGATTCACTTACTCTCATCCGTACCTGCATCCCAAACTGGAGctgctgtgaggggaacggcccGGGAGTCCCCTGCTGCTGGGGGAAGCCGGGCTGACGGTGGCCCATGAAGAGCCTGGTGTTAGTGGGTCCGCTGTGCCCAGTCAGGCTGGCCATGCCCTGGTGGCTCTGGGCGTGGCCCTGGGGAGGCAGGTTAGGTCTGGGGGGCTCTCTCTGGAACATCCCTAGCTGGCCCCCTGGACCCTGGCCTGGTTGGTTGAACCCCCCTGGGCTTGGCTGGTTGAAGGCCATGTGGCCCTGGCTGGAGAGCTGGTGGTTATTACTGTTCATGAGCAAGCTGGGGTTCTGGTGATCGAACATGAGCAGCTGCTGCCCTG comes from the Oncorhynchus masou masou isolate Uvic2021 unplaced genomic scaffold, UVic_Omas_1.1 unplaced_scaffold_38___fragment_6___debris, whole genome shotgun sequence genome and includes:
- the LOC135538718 gene encoding LOW QUALITY PROTEIN: RNA-binding protein 33-like (The sequence of the model RefSeq protein was modified relative to this genomic sequence to represent the inferred CDS: inserted 1 base in 1 codon), with protein sequence MADSPGDDDFEDYDKPGAERSRRRRGEDDLDSDLESDLLEEDWLTAKKDPSEVSDEELNDDLLQSDEEDQNIGHGVSLNATLCEFDQQVNPIDYPEKGDIGDIEGGYQQEGGEYMDEYSLPNDMEIPDGQMEYSGEHAGGDGVLDIQINEPLDDEFQADDYSPSYGGGEKQEEQAAQQEAPEEEEVSQLADTEAENEVEPKEEVKEEEDEDEEEDDDGESGRLRFKTERKDVTSGVVRLADAGTKRRNIPETLELSEEAKAGLMEFEEKERQRKQGRFGGRGGDGGGFRGRGLRGRFPGFGMGDFGGGRGRMNDLRLPMVPLHMGMQRSPSRMTPPHPRHHLQQHHRQGGPRGPSFQEHSGGPLALQPLLPLHMAQRGAPVRPQTDPPHRMMSPPPSHNHQQQQQQQQPKNIHINPHFRGPASSPAQVPLLPPAQSQPRPAVGPQRFPRPGDFQQQHVPGNFGQPPQRPPHHMEPWRNQPPPTPQDREPFFIGEPGRFPGQQLLMFDHQNPSLLMNSNNHQLSSQGHMAFNQPSPGGFNQPGQGPGGQLGMFQREPPRPNLPPQGHAQSHQGMASLTGHSGPTNTRLFMGHRQPGFPQQQGTPGPFPSQQLQFGMQVRMRGLMQHGLLHSQLQHHDLPLSHQQQHQQHHRQDLSQPPLQHHSHPHHNEQRQGPMMHRGGQGQPPFHQQQHGSPRQMHPSGPRPQNFQQRNAPIRPRMSPPAPKLIPQRNSNLRELPVAPGNQNANNVRPASAPNASNVRPVARAMQGGARPGLNPRPVPGGGRGKAQPAAANKAAAQLPGPLGRTVVRRDSTSTRPNTAVQDPDEDEETRQYRLKIEEQKRLREEILKRKEMRRQMQASVRKKELLERINGQGDPQQQQQLQRPFPPKPQQPQQGTSAFPPSGTPQTPPALRQNVKTHLTKGEQAPAPGWQGGQQGSNTDPGCPGPNPHQQAQWQQQHGQQRRNVTQLNPIRPGGAPPMGNMPIQGVPMAGLGSGQAQSLGPKSGVKRTVMQRANSGDGAGPQVPQKVRVVKLLGGGGDVSGASAPIQQQAXQASPQLRQGPVRKVTLASPPGGLPIQGLVTQGGRGGMSNRVVVPGCGRASGAAGGTGQLGRGRLIPTRQSQRVAEDSQACTVSIDGLSTSTTDAQLRNLLNSIGPIQMFKMLPQQRKAIAKFHNPQHALSFQVSFNRHMIDLSHIDVSLIDV